The window TTGTCCACTCATGCATGCGGGCTTTGCTATCGGCAGATGAATATTCAAACGGGGCTATAAAATCAAACTGAAAGGTAGAATTGCCCGGAGGGTCGGCAATTACGGCGCTCACTTTAAAGTTAAGCTGGTTGTCTATCTTAATTACTTTATTGATGGGGTCGTCGTTTCCAAAAAATGCCTTGGCGGCCGATTGGGTAATAACTATCGACCGGGGATCATTAATAGGCGTTTTAGCATCTCCCCTGATAAATTTCCACGAAAACATTTTAAAGAACTGATCGCTTACCTGGTAACCTGTTTTATTTAGTTTTACATTACCATACTGCGCCATGTGCGTTTCCTGGTGCGATGTCATTACCGCGTATTTTATTTGCGGGTTGCCGGTTTCCAGCGCTTTGGCCAGCGGGAAAGCCATATTCTCGTCGGTAAATATGCTGTTCTTAAAATCCCGGTTGGCCATTAACTTATAAATATCGTCATGGCTGGTATGAAACTTATCAAACGAAACCTCATCCTTCACCCATAAAAAAATGAAGATAGAACAAGTCATACCGATAGTCAATCCCAGGATATTGGTTAAGGAGAACCCCTTATTCCTGATCAGGTTTCTCCACGCGATCTTTAAATAATTCTTTATCATTTTGTTAGTTCATTGGTTCAGTGGTTCATTAGTTCATTGGTACTGTGTGGCGCAGTAAATCCAATGGTCTTGGCTGGTGGTTCATTGGGTTATTAGTTCACCTGTTTATTGGCCTTGCCGGGCGCAAATTCGCTTTGCAAATTCTCCGCCCATCCACCAATGAACTAATGAACCAGTGAACCAATGAACGAAAGAAAGCCAGGCCCCTCCATCGCGGAGGGCCGGCTTTAACAACATTAACTTATATAAACTATCTTTTTATTGGGGCAGACGACACTTTTGGTTTTATACCATTATGTTTTCTACAACGGCCTGGCCGTCAAGCAACCTGATGATGCGGTGGCTGTAGCGGGCATCGTGCTCAGAGTGTGTAACCATGATAATGGTTGTACCCTGCTCGTTCAGGTCGGTTAACAGTTCCATTACATCGTTACCATTGGTACTATCCAGATTACCGGTAGGCTCATCCGCAAGGATCAGTTTTGGCTTGTTTACAACCGCGCGGGCAATGGCCACACGTTGTTGCTGACCGCCCGATAACTGCTGCGGATAGTGGTTGCGGCGGTGCATAATCTGCATTTTATCCAGCACCTCTTCTACCCTTTTAACACGCTCGGCCGATGGTACGCCGGTGTAAATCAACGGTAATTCAACGTTTTCAAACACAGTTAACTCGTCAATAAGGTTAAAGCTCTGGAAAACAAAACCGATGTTGTGCTTGCGCAGGTCGGCGCGTTTACGCTCGGTAAAATGGGCTACTTCAATATCGTTAAAAACGTAGCTGCCTTCATCCGGGTCGTCTAACATACCCAGGATATTTAACAATGTTGATTTACCACAACCAGACGGGCCCATAATGGCCACAAACTCGCCCGTTGCAATTTCAATTGATAGCTTGTTTAAGGCTATGGTCTCTACCTCTTCTGTGCGGTAAAATTTTTCGAGATTAGTAATTTTTATCATTTGCCCCTCCTGAATAATCTGCCTTTCGGCAGACGATGTTTGTTTGATTTGGTTTATATTATTATTTATTAAATTAATTATCTGTTTATATGACGTTTAGCATCAGCGTTTCGTTGCAGTAACACAGTAAAAAAGCCCAGCGCCCTCTAAATCTCCCCCGGTTGGGGAGACTTTTTTATCCGCTCCCATTTTAAAGCCCTCCCTTCCGGGGAGGGTTTGGGTGGGGCCCGCTGCTTATTTTTTCAGCACCAATTCCTGTATATCGCCATACGTTTCATAGCTGGATGTAATTACCTTATCGCCAGGATTTAAGCCATCGGTTACCACAAAATAGTCGGGGCTTTGGCGGCCAAGCTGAATGTTAACCTTATAAGCACGCTTACCATCTTCGGCCACTTTAAATATCCAGTTGCCACCGGTTTGCTGGAAAAAGCCGCCTTTAGGCACCAGCACTGCTGTGGTTTCGTCGCTAAGCGCCAATCTAACCTGCAGCGTTTGCCCTTTACGAATCCCTTTAGGCACTTCGCCCACAAATTGCATATCAACCTGGAACCTGCCGGCCGTTACCGTTGTAAAAACCTTTTTTATAACCATGTTATATGTTTTTTCGGCAAACTGAAAATCGCCTTTTAGTCCCGGAAACACGCGTGATAAATAATGCTCATCAATATCAACCCGTACTTTAAAGCCCGATTGTACGTCAATCTGGCCTAAACGTACACCCTTGGTTTTGCTTTGGCCAACTTCGGCATCAAGGTTAGTCAATTGGCCGTCAATAGGCGCCCGTAAGGTAAGGCTGGATACTTTTTTACGCATAAGCGCCAGTGCAGCCTTCATTTGAGCGTAGTGTTCCTGCGACTGCTGATCTTGCTGCTTAACCAGCGACGTATCCTGCTTCAAAATCTGGATAGCCAGTTTACGGCGGTTTACCTGGTAATCGTAGCTATTTTTTGCCGATTGATACTCTTGCAATCCTATCGCTTTTTGATCGTAAAGCCTTTTATCCAGTTCATATATCCTTTTGGCTTCTTTAAATGCATTTTCAACATCGGCCATGGTGTTTAATTTGTTAATGGTAGCCTGGTTGGCGTTATTATGTGAAATTTGCATCTGGGTTTGCTCTGCAAATACTGCCGACTCCTGTGTAGCAAGGTTAAGTTCCTCGTCAACGTTGCTTAGTTTTAATATCGGATCGCCCTTTTTCAGCATGGCGCCATCATCAACATAGCGCTCTTCAACCTCGCCGCCTTCTGTTGCGTCAAGAAAAATGGTGGTTAATGGCATCACGGTACCGTTAACAGGTATAAACTCCTGGAACGGGCCTTTAGTTATAGTACTGATAGTTATGCGCTCGGTATCAACATCTAATTTGCTTTTGCCCGATGTAAAATAAATACTGCCCCCTATTAATAAAATTATGCCTGCAATGCCAGCAATAGTTAATATTCGTTTGCTGTTCCAGGTCTTTTTCTCAATTTTTCTGTCCACTGTAGTTTATGATATTTTGAATAATGGTTACAAAAACACATGCCACAAATTAAAACACTGTTTTTCAATACATTAAATACATATTACGTATTTAGGGCGTACGCTTCTGTTACATCAGGTGTTCGGTATTGATACACTAAAATAGCGCGAGTACACCCCGTAACCCATATATTTACCAATACTAAAATTACTAATTTTATCGCCCCTAACTATATCAATATTTGTATTTATACTAAGGGAGTGAAACTTATGCATTCAATTATTAATTTGCAGAAAGTTTTGTTTGCTTCATGGTTCATTATTGATGGTTCATGGCAGGAGGTTTGTTGCAGGTGGTTCATGGATCATAGTTAATGGTTCATGGCTAAGGTTAGCAACCGCCGGTGCTGTAACATTTACAGTTTAACAGGTGTCTGTCATATAACAATCAACAAAATAGAGCCATGAGCCATGACCGATCAACTATGAACCTAAAAACATGATACTAAAAAAAGCTACTATTCTTATTGTTGATGACGACCCGGATGTACTAACTGCCGTAAAGCTGCTGCTAAAAACCCAGGCCGGCGAGGTGATAACCGAGAAGAACCCCGAAAACCTGAACTGGTTACTGCAACGCAACGAGGTTGACCTGGTTTTGCTTGATATGAATTTTAACAGTGCCATTAATACCGGCAACGAGGGTTTGTACTGGCTACGCAAAGTAAAAGACTGGAAGCCCAACGTTTGCGTAATTATGATAACCGCCTATGGCGATATTGACCTGGCCGTGCGCTCATTAAAAGAAGGCGCCGACGACTTTGTGGTAAAACCATGGCATAACGAAAAGCTGATAGGCACCATAAAAGAGCTATTGGATAAAAAGGAAGGTGGTGCCAAAGCCACCAAAGCACCTGCGAAAAATACTGCGGGGGATACATCGATATTGGGCGAATCGGAAGTGATGCAGGATATTTTTTATAAAGTAAATAAAATAGCCCCTACCGATGCCAATATTTTGCTTTTAGGCGAAAATGGTACAGGTAAAGATTTGATGGCCAAAGCTATTCATGAACGATCGTTACGTGCCGATAAGCCTTTTGTTAAGGTTGATGTAGGCGCGCTTACCGATACCTTATTTGAAAGCGAATTATTTGGCCACAAAAAGGGCGCGTTTACCGATGCACGGGAAGACCGCGCCGGCCGTTTTGAAGATGCCCAGGGCGGCACCCTGTTTTTAGACGAGATTGGCAACATCAGCTTACAGCAGCAGGCCAAATTGCTCACCATATTGCAAAACCGCCAGGTTACCCGTTTAGGAACCAACAAGGCAGTGGATGTTGACATCAGGCTGATATGCGCCACCAACGTGCCGATGAGCGAACTGGCGAATGAAAACCGTTTCAGGAAGGATTTAATTTACCGGATAAACACCGTTGAGATTAATATGCCGCCGTTGCGCCGCCGCAGCGAGGATATTGTGATTTTGGCCAGGCATTTTGCCAAATTGTATGCCAGCAAATACCTGAAACCTGCCATGGATTTTGACGGGCCGGCTTTAACAAAATTAAAATCATATAACTATCCGGGTAATGTACGCGAACTGCAATATACTATTGAGCGTGCGGTTATTATGGCCGATGACAGTACGCTAAGGCCCGATGACCTCATTTTTTCTATACTGGAAACGCCGACAGATAATAACATCAATGATGACAACATTCAGTTAAGCACACTGGAGAAAAACGCTATTTTAAAAGTTATTGAAAAACATAACGGCAACATAACCCGTGCTGCCAAAGAATTGGGATTAACCCGTACTGCCCTGTACCGCAGATTAAGCAAATATGATATTTAACCGTTACGAATGGCGGCTGTTGCTGCGTGTTTTTTTATTATTCCTGGCGCTCACTGCCGCCGCTTATGTAACGGTTAAAGGCCAGCCGCTATACCTGGTGATATTTATCCCCCTGGTAATTTACGCCGTGATAGAGATGATACGTTTTCAGAAAAAGGCGCAGGACGAGGTAAACCAGTTTGTTGAATCCATTCACTACCGCGATTTCTCGCGCCATTTTGATGTACGCAAAGCACCAAACGAATTAAAACCGCTGCGTAAAGGCTTCAATGATATTAACACCACATTTAAATTAATAAGCCGCGAACGCGAAACCCAATACCACTACCTGCAAAAGATACTGGAACTGGTAGATACTGGCATCCTATCGTATGAGGAAGATACCGGCAACATCAGCTGGATTAATGAAGCCTTTAAAAAACTGCTCAGCATCCCTTATCTTAAAACCATCCAGTCGCTTGAAAAAAGAGAGCCTGCGCTTTATGATGAACTGGTTAAACTAAAACCCGGCGAAAGCAATATCATCAGCATTACCCGCAACCAGCAGATGGTAAAAATTTTAATAACATCAAGCATGATGCGCAGCGATGATAAGCTGTACAAGCTGCTGGCATTTCAAAACGTGAGCGAGGCGCTGGATGAAACGGAATCGAAAGCATGGTCGAAATTGCTGAACGTGATGACGCACGAGATCATGAACTCGGTTGCGCCCATTTCGTCATTGGCCGATACTTTGAAAAATCGCCTGCAAAGCCCCGAAATTACCGACACCATGGAAGCCTCGGAACTGGAAGACCTGGAGCTGGGCATAGATACCATTAAACGCCGTAGCGATGGCTTGCTGAAGTTTACCGAAAGTTACCGCAGCCTGAACAAGATAACCAAGCTGGAACGCGACAGGATACTGGTGCGCAACCTCTTCGAGAACCTGAACAGCCTGATGAAGCCAACGCTATCTAAAAAGAACATCGAACTGGAAATTATCCTGCGCGACCCTGCCCTGGCTATTGAGGCCGATATAAACCTGATAGAGCAGGTAATGATTAACCTGCTGGTGAATGCCATTGAAGCCGTTAAAGACCGCGATGAGCCCCGCATCACCCTATCTGCCGAGGCCCAAAACAACAATAAAACCCTGGTTAAAATAACCGATAACGGTATGGGTATGCCGCACGAACTGCTGGATAAAATTTTTATCCCCTTCTTTAGCACCAAAAAAACCGGCAGCGGTATTGGTTTAAGCCTATGTAAACAAATTATGCTGCTGCACAAAGGCAACATCCAGGTATTATCAACCGAGGGCAAAGGATCATCGTTTATACTGCAGTTTGTGCCGTAAGCCCCCTAACCCCCTGAAGGGGGAACTTTTTGATTAGCAGGATAGAGATTGTCATCCTGGTACGAAGAATCCATTCGTCGCCAATGCATAACCGCTGGGAAAGTTCGCGGGTAGATGCTTCGTGCCTACCCATGACATGTTTCATTTTCTGTCATCCTGAGCGATAGCGAAGGATCTATTCTACGCCATGCATAACCGCCAAAAAAGTTCGCGAATAGATCCTTCGTTCCTCAGGATGACAGTCGTTTATTTTTGATTGTCATTCTCCCTTCAGAATTTCGCGAAATTTTACCACTCAGCATGACAGGAAACAAATGCTTTTTCCCGATGCCTGTGTCCTCACAGGCATCTTCCCGGCATGTCGTCGGTTATCGGTTTAGCAGTCAGGGATTGTAGATCAATATAGGTATTTATTACCATTTAAAGCCCGAAGTCATTTGCTAAACCATTTTAGCTTGAATTTTATTTTTATTGTTTGTTCGGCCCTCCCAGAACATAAAAAGAATTGAACCTGATTACGATGGAAACTTACGAAGTTTTAAAAACTTCGTAAGTTTGGTTAGGCTCGAACAAATAACTTTTTACCATGAAACATATCCTGGCCATTCCCGGCAGCCTCAGGGCTGGTTCAACAAACCACAATATCCTGAAATACTTAGGTGCCCTGGTATCTGCTGATGTTGATTACAGTATTTACAGCGATCTGGCCCTCATCCCTCCTTTTGACCCTGGCAATGATGATGATTACCCGCCCGAACCGGTTTTTGAATTAAGGGAGCTATTAAAACAGGTGGATGGTGTTATCATCTGCACACCCGAATACGCTTTCGGCGTACCCGGCCAGCTAAAAAACATGCTGGACTGGATGGTATCAAGCGCTTCGTTTTCAGATAAACCGGTGGCTCTAATCACCGCATCCTTAGGTGGCGAGGCTGCACATGCCGCCATGCTATTGATCCTTGGCGCACTAAACGCGCAGGTTGCCGATGGCGCAAAGCTGAATATATCTTTTATAAGGTCGAAGATGGATGGGGAGGGCAACGTTACTGATGTCGCAACTATTGAATTGTTAAAAAATGTTTTGAACGCTTTCTTATCTGTTATTCAGCAGTGATGTTTTTTTCTTGAGTAACAAAATGCGCCTTAACCGTTTTGGCAAAATTAGTTTTGTCTTTCACTTTGTTTTTGCAACCAATTATCGACAATACAAAAAGGAATAGAACGGGACTTGCGGGAAATATTTTATTCATGTTAAGGTTACCTCAGGTGTCGTAAAAATAATAAAATATTAATTTTTACAACTGTTTTTAGCCGACAAAAACCATGTTTGGAAAAAGCGATAAAAAATTGCAAAAAAGTTTAAAAAAGTACCCGAAAAATGTCAAAAAATAGCTAAAAAGTCTCATAAAATATACCATTTGAAAACGAGGTCAAAATTATTAGTCTGCCAATTTGACAACTTCGCCTGCTTTGGAACATGCATTGATGGTTGCAGGTAGAAATTAATATTAATCCATTTATATATCAATATTATGCAAGAAAAAGGCAGCATTTCAATCCACACCGAAAACATTTTTCCGATAATTAAGAAATTTCTTTACTCTGATAATGAGATATTTTTGCGCGAGCTGGTATCTAACGCTGTAGATGCTACCCAAAAAATAAAACGCCTGGCTTCTTTAGGCCAATATAGCGGCGAACTTGGCGATCTGCGCGTTGAAGTTGCATTTGACGAGGTTAAGAAAACCATCACCATATCCGACAATGGTTTGGGTATGACCGCCGAAGAAATAAAAAAATACATCAACCAGATAGCATTTTCGGGCGCTACTGAGTTCATGGAAAAATTCAAGGAAGCTAAGGATGCCAACGAGATCATCGGCCGCTTTGGTTTAGGCTTTTACTCCGCTTTCATGGTGGCCGACAAAGTTGAAATACAAACACTTAGCTACCAGGAAGGCGCCGAACCAGCTTACTGGGTTTGTGATGGCAGCACCGAATTTGAAATTGGCGAAGGCGTTTTGGCCGAGCGCGGTACCGAGATTACCTTGTACATCAACAGCGAATCGGAAGAGTTTTTGAGCAAATACAAATTGCAGGAAATCCTTGACAAATACTGTAAATTTTTACCTGTGCCTATTAAATTTGGCACCAAAACCGAATCTGTTGAGGATGGTGTTGACGAAGAAGGAAAACCTAAATACATTGATGTTCAGGAAGATAATATCATTAACGATACTAACCCTATCTGGACAAAAGCGCCATCTGAATTAAAAGACCAGGATTATCTTGACTTTTACAAACAGCTTTACCCTTTCAGCGAAGACCCGTTATTCTGGATCCACCTGAATGTTGATTATCCTTTCAACCTTACCGGTGTGTTGTATTTCCCTAAGCTGAAAAACGATTTTGAGATCTCGAAAAACAAGATCAAGTTATTTAGCCGCCAGGTATTTATTACCGACGAAGTGAAGGATATAGTGCCTGAGTTTTTGATGCTGTTACATGGTGTAATTGATTCGCCGGATATTCCTTTGAACGTTTCGCGCAGTTTTTTACAGGCCGATAGCAATGTAAAAAAAATAAACAGCTACATCACCAAAAAAGTAGCTGATAAATTGTCAGAACTGTTTAAAGCCGACCGTAAAGCTTACGAAGAAAAATGGACCGACATTGGCCTGTTTGTAAAATACGGTATGGTAAGCGAAGATAAGTTTTATGATAAAGCCAAAGATTTTGTTTTGGTAAGTAACACCAAAAAAGAAAACTTTACCTTACCGGAATACAAAGAAAAAGTTGAAGCCATCCAAACCGATAAAGACGGTCAGCTGGTTTACATTTACACCAACGATCCGGCCAAACAAGATTCGTTTATCCAATCGGCCAACAAAAAAGGTTATGATGTATTGGTGATGAACTCGCCTATTGACAACCACTTCATTAGCCAGCTGGAGCAAAAACTGGAGAAAACTTCGTTGAAACGCGTTGATGCTGATGTGGCCGATAAGCTTATTAAAAAAGACGAAGCGCCTGAATCGGTTTTAACGGATGAGCAATCAACCAAGGTTAAAGATATCTTCAACAAAGCAATTAACAAACCGGCATACAGTGTTCAATTAGAGAGCCTTAATCCGGATGAGTTACCGGTAACCGTAACCATGGATGAGTTTATGCGCCGTATGAAAGACATGGCGGCCATGGGTGGCGGCATGGGCTTTTATGGCAATATGCCCGATAATTACAAAGTAATTGTTAATGGCAACCACAAATTGATAACCCGCATTTTACAGGAAGAGAACGAAGAAGTACAAGCGCAGTTATCAAAACAGGCATTTGACCTGGCCCTGCTTTCGCAAGGTTTATTAACCGGTGCCGAACTTACCGAATTTGTAAATCGCAGCGTTAATTTGATTTAACGATTATTGCTGATATAACAAAAGCCACCTGCAAAAACGGGTGGCTTTTTTATTTAAATATATGTTAAATTTGTTATGGAATAAACCATAAACCGGCATCCTTGTCTAAACTTTAAATCATTTATTATGAAATTATTGAATAGAATATCTGTAGTTGCTGCCTTTATTTTTATCGGCATAAATATGGCAGGCGCACAGACCCGCCAGGAAAAAAAAGCAGCCCGTGTTGCTGAAGTAAAACAACTTATCGAAAGTCAAAACTTTGTTTTTGATGCCAATTATGTGAATCCTTCAAGAGGCGCCGGCAGGGCCTTAACGTCGTCCGATTACGATTTAACGATAACAAAAGATACGATTATTGCCTACCTTCCCTATTTTGGCCGCGCTTATGTAGCACCTTCATATGGCTCAACTGAGGGCGGTATTAAATTCACCAATACCCACTTCACTTATGCATTAAAGGCCGGCAAAAAAGACGGCTGGAACATCACCATCAAGCCCACCAACAAAAACATAGGCGATTCGCGCGATGTACAATCGCTGTATCTAACTGTTAGTTCGGATGGTTATGCGTCTCTCCAGGTAATCAGCACCAACCGCGATGCCATATCGTTTAACGGTACTATCCAGCAAAGGCCGGTAAAAAAGTGATAAGTCTTGAGTACTAAGTCGCAAGTTCGTCTGTGGGCTTACGACTTCAGACATGCAACTTACGACTCAATCAATCCGGCATTATCCTTCAATTCTACACCGGATAGTTTTCGTTTAAATGCCTCGCTGATAAGGTAAAATATCTTTTTGGCCGCTTTTTTATAGGTAAGGCCCTTGGGGCGGATGTTTGAAACGCAATTTCGGGATTCGTCTGTTAACCCGGGTTTAGGGGCGTAAGTGAGGTACGCTCCTACGCTATCTGCCGAGCTCAATCCAGGCCTTTCGCCAATAAGCACAAGAGATAGTTGCGCTTTAAGGTTATAGCCAATATCATCGCCTATAGCTACCCGGCCTTGCTCAACCAGGCTTATTGGCGCAAACTTAAAACCAGCAGCCAGTAACAACGGGATAAGTTCTTTTAGCAGGCCAAATGTGTTTTCATTTACGGCCGTCGCCGAAAGTCCGTCGGCTATAATGATGGCGATATCGGTTTGAATAAAATAATCTTCCAGTTGGCTTAACGAAGCTTCATTCAGTTTACGGCCAAAATCCGGGCGTTGCAGATACTGCCGGCGATGGGTTACCCGGCTGTGCAGCTGCAGTACTGGCAAACTAAACTGTTTAAATACATCGGTTAAGTAATTGATATTCAATTCCGAATAAACCGCGTCGCGCGCGTGGGCATGGGCCAGTTTAAAATCAAGAGATTGTTTCAGCGGGATACTTGTACCCACACGGCCAATAGCTATGCGGGCAGTAGTAAACTCCTGCAATGCCTTTAAGGGTTCTATTTCGTGGGGGATATTTCTTTTCATGTCTCTATATCAAAGTAAAAGCCTGTTTTTTAAACTGTCCTTTACCCCATATTCTTTACACCTGCCTTTCTTACCTTTCGCCTTTTCCCTTTCACCTGCTCCCACCAACTCCTCCTAAACCATCGCTCCTAACAACCCGTGCCCGGAGTCGATTGGTATCATATTACCTTTGGTGTCGATAATTCCTTGTTTTATTAACCATTGTTCAAATTCGGGCGCTGGTTTTAAGCCAAGTACTTTGCGCAGGTATAGGGCATCATGGAATGAGGTGGATTGGTAGTTAAGCATAATATCATCAGCACCCGGAATACCCATTACAAAGTTACAACCCGCCACGCCCAGCAGGGTTAACAGGTTATCCATATCATCCTGGTCAGCCTCGGCGTGGTTGGTATAGCAAACATCGCAGCCCATGGGCAAACCAAGCAGCTTACCGCAAAAATGGTCTTCCAATGCCGCCCGGATGATCTGCTTGCCATCATATAAATATTCAGGCCCGATGAAACCAACTACTGTATTCACTAACAGCGGTTTAAATTTACGGGCTACTGCATATGCCCTTACCTCGCAGGTCTGCTGATCAACGCCAAAGTTGGCATTGGCAGATAGTGCACTCCCCTGTCCGGTTTCAAAGTACATGACATTATTGCCCACCGTGCCGCGGTTAAGTGATAGCGTTGCCTGGTAGGCTTCTTCAATTAAATTGAGGCTGATACCGAAACTTGTATTGGCTTTTTCGGTACCTGCAATTGATTGAAAGCAAAGATCCACTGGTGCACCTTCGTTAATCAGTTGTAAAGTGGTAGTAATATGGCTTAATACACAGGTTTGCGTGGGGATATTAAACTGCTGCCTAACATTGTCCATAAGCCTTAATAAACTACTTACCGCGGCGGGGCTATCAGTAGCGGGATTTATACCGATGGTGGCGTCGCCACTGCCATGTAAGAGTCCATCGATAATGCTCGCGGCCACCCCTCTCGGATCGTCTGTTGGATGGTTTGGCTGTAAACGGGTGCTAAAATGCCCGCTTAACCCAATTGTATTACGAAACCTGGTTACCACCCTGCATTTTTTTGCTATCGCAATTAAATCCTGGTTGCGCATTAGTTTAGATACTGCTGCAACCATTTCGGGCGTCAGTCCATCGGCAATATCCGTTAGGGTTTGGGTGC is drawn from Mucilaginibacter ginsenosidivorax and contains these coding sequences:
- a CDS encoding ethanolamine ammonia-lyase subunit EutB — its product is MPYRHTIRHKVYKFQDLKTLLGKASPYRSGDELAGVCAGSYEERVAAQITLADVPLKTFLNEVVVPYEEDEVTRLIIDSHDVKSFSQISHLTVGELRDWLLSDETGTQTLTDIADGLTPEMVAAVSKLMRNQDLIAIAKKCRVVTRFRNTIGLSGHFSTRLQPNHPTDDPRGVAASIIDGLLHGSGDATIGINPATDSPAAVSSLLRLMDNVRQQFNIPTQTCVLSHITTTLQLINEGAPVDLCFQSIAGTEKANTSFGISLNLIEEAYQATLSLNRGTVGNNVMYFETGQGSALSANANFGVDQQTCEVRAYAVARKFKPLLVNTVVGFIGPEYLYDGKQIIRAALEDHFCGKLLGLPMGCDVCYTNHAEADQDDMDNLLTLLGVAGCNFVMGIPGADDIMLNYQSTSFHDALYLRKVLGLKPAPEFEQWLIKQGIIDTKGNMIPIDSGHGLLGAMV